A DNA window from Flavisolibacter ginsenosidimutans contains the following coding sequences:
- a CDS encoding flavin reductase family protein, which translates to MTFDLQALSTVEKQYYLQHIVAPRPVCFASTIDREGKVNLSPFSFFNLFSSNPPIVIFSPSRRVRDNTTKHTLQNVLEVPEVVINIVTYDMVQQTSLASCEFPKGVDEFVKAGFTKETATVVKPPMVKESKAKMECKVIEIKSLGEGGGAGQLVICKVLKLHVDDSLLNEEKKFDQTKLEHIARLGGDWYCRVSKENLFVVPKPNTKLGIGIDALPESIRFSKLLTGNHLGMLANVNELPVVEPSFDDEHLKNIFQYYSVNPEEMEKELHAYAVKLLDQNKVHEAWQVLLAMESGS; encoded by the coding sequence ATGACCTTCGACCTGCAAGCACTTTCTACCGTTGAAAAACAATATTACCTGCAGCACATAGTAGCGCCGCGGCCCGTGTGTTTTGCATCCACAATTGATAGAGAAGGAAAGGTGAATTTGAGTCCTTTCAGTTTCTTTAACCTGTTTTCCTCCAACCCGCCCATCGTTATTTTCTCGCCGTCGCGAAGAGTAAGAGACAACACAACAAAGCACACTTTGCAAAATGTGTTGGAAGTACCGGAAGTGGTCATCAACATTGTCACCTACGACATGGTACAGCAAACCTCTTTGGCCAGTTGTGAGTTTCCAAAAGGTGTGGACGAATTTGTAAAAGCGGGTTTTACCAAAGAGACAGCAACCGTTGTAAAACCGCCGATGGTAAAAGAAAGCAAGGCCAAAATGGAGTGCAAGGTGATCGAGATAAAATCATTGGGCGAAGGCGGCGGCGCGGGACAATTAGTGATTTGCAAAGTATTGAAATTGCATGTTGATGACAGTCTTCTGAACGAAGAAAAAAAGTTTGACCAAACAAAGCTGGAGCACATTGCCCGTCTTGGCGGCGATTGGTACTGCCGTGTATCGAAAGAAAATCTCTTTGTTGTTCCCAAACCCAATACAAAACTGGGCATTGGCATAGACGCCCTGCCGGAGAGCATTCGGTTCAGTAAACTGCTAACGGGAAATCATTTAGGGATGCTGGCAAACGTGAACGAGTTGCCGGTTGTTGAACCATCGTTTGACGACGAGCATCTGAAAAACATCTTTCAATACTATTCGGTAAACCCAGAAGAAATGGAAAAAGAGCTTCACGCTTACGCAGTGAAACTTCTCGATCAAAACAAAGTACACGAAGCCTGGCAGGTGTTGCTGGCGATGGAAAGCGGTAGCTAA